From Cryptococcus neoformans var. grubii H99 chromosome 6, complete sequence:
CTGTATGGGTAAAACGGACATGATGTCCTACGGGGGATAAGTCGtaagagaggaagaaagaataTGTAATATTCGAGAGTCTACAGTACGTAGTGAATGAGTGTTTAGGAGCCCAATTCTCGTGCAGCTTCTTTCTGAGTTTTACGTAACATTTTTCGGTCAATCACGTGACACAAAAAGTTGGGCGTTGCGATAACCACCCTATCTCCTCTCATCTATTTTTATTTATCTCGTATTCTATAACATCCATATCTGTTTAAAACTATACACCATGTCCCATCTCCCCTCTGAAGTCCCTATGTAAGTATACTGCATTTACACGCTGACTTGTAAGATATACGAATACTCATTTGCCCAGGCTCCGATTGAGCTACAATGATATCCACAAGGCTATCCAAGACACGGCCGTCgagatcaagaaggagTTTGGTGCGTCGCTCTCTTAcatctctcctctctccatACTTCAATCCCCCATCCTATCTTTCCTATCCTTGGCTAACTTGACAAAATACAGCTCCTACATTGTTCATCGCTATCGGTGGAGGCGGCTTCATTCCTGCCCGTATTTTGCGTACCCAACTGAAAAACGACGtaaatgggaagaagcggaatATCCCTATCCAGGCTGTGGGTCTGGTACTTTACGAGGATATGGGTGGAGTGAGTAAatttttccttcttttcttccccGTCAAAGTTTGGAGATTGGGAAATGAAAGGGGACAAAAACGTTTTGGGGTCATGGGCCAATCAAGACGGAACAGACGGGACTTGTTGCTTGCCCCACATTtttatctcttctctcccttcctttgGCCTCCCGCCCATGTTTCTTTTATTTTCTATTTCCCAAAACACCTCACTAACCCCCCGCCGCCCTTTTTCCCCAATCTTTaggtggaagaaaaagtcGGTGCCGAAGTCGTCCGCACCCAATGGCTCGACTTTTCCACTCTCGGCGACAACTTTACCCACGGCGGTCTTCTCGGTCGGCGGATCCTTATTGTCGACGAAGTTGACGATACCCGTACGACGTTGATGTACTTGGTGAAAGAGCTGCAGAGGGATATCAACAAGCAGCTTGAGGACGTCAAGGATGaggtggagagggagaggttgagggCGGAGACAAAGTTGGGTGTTTTTGTAGTTCACAACAAGTAcgttttcttctcttctcctctccccttttcaatccctcttccctctttcatcctccgtcTTTCTTAGCCCACCGCCAGCATCAAAGCTAACTCatccacccttcttcccaaacAGGCTCAAACCCAAAGCCGGTACGCTTCCCGACGACGTTGCCTACTTTTCCGCTGTCGACACCCCCGACGTCTGGCTCGCCTACCCTTGGGAATGTGATGGCGATATCGATGCACACGATACATTGAGGTCTGAGAACCCCAAGATCTAGGCCGTTTCCCTGCTCGTTCTTCCGTCCCCACCCTTTCCTCGGTCCCCCGACTTCCTACCGCCCCACCCCCGGAACTGTAGCCATCCCTGATCAACTatccctccctctcctgTGCCATTCACCTAACCTATGACCCGCCGCAACTTCACGGAATTCACACTTTGAAACTCACAGTGTATATACAGTTATGCTATAGACTATCTCGCAAAAAAATgcatcttttttttggtttgtTTTTCCATATTCCAATTCTACCCTCAATGTTTTGCGCTCCAAATACGTGAACTCGTAAACCGTACAGGATAGTTTACTattttggagaaggaagacacCCCAAAGAAGTCTTGCAACAATGTGCGGGTCTgatcttttctcctctccatAGACGCTCGCTTTGTTGCAACCAGTATCCAGCCTCGGAGCCGCAATCCACCACACAAACTCCCCTCACCCACACCCCGGAGAAGGGGGGATCCCTTCCTATCCCAAGCGGCATCGTCCGCCATCTATATGCACATTGGCCGTAAACGCCACGCACACTTTTTCCGAAATGCCGGGTTATTCCAGATACACCCCCCAGccccccccctcccccttgTTGACGTGCTCTCGGTTACCGCCGGACTCCAACAACTGCCCTCCCCATTCGctcccctccttcccttaCTCCATtgcttctctttccccctttccttcttctctttcttccttttttccc
This genomic window contains:
- a CDS encoding transferase; this translates as MSHLPSEVPMLRLSYNDIHKAIQDTAVEIKKEFAPTLFIAIGGGGFIPARILRTQLKNDVNGKKRNIPIQAVGLVLYEDMGGVEEKVGAEVVRTQWLDFSTLGDNFTHGGLLGRRILIVDEVDDTRTTLMYLVKELQRDINKQLEDVKDEVERERLRAETKLGVFVVHNKLKPKAGTLPDDVAYFSAVDTPDVWLAYPWECDGDIDAHDTLRSENPKI